The following proteins come from a genomic window of Microscilla marina ATCC 23134:
- a CDS encoding cyclic nucleotide-binding domain-containing protein, with protein MIKPFSKSYTKEQLELFEFLLKNKLFSELTLKELSEFLPHLYLRTYQQNEVIFFRNDPSQALYLIKTGMVALKIDVNDSFETFAHIHPTASVGNNALLNKTKRVYNAIVESESAQLYVIPQVNILSIFDSHIKIRAKLYASLAEIYNSNTTNLMKAYQATSGFFDLEQMYKNLEHGG; from the coding sequence ATGATTAAGCCATTTAGTAAAAGTTATACAAAGGAGCAATTAGAGTTATTCGAGTTTTTGCTGAAAAATAAATTATTTTCTGAGCTTACCTTGAAAGAGTTGTCAGAGTTTTTGCCACATTTATACTTACGCACTTATCAGCAAAATGAGGTGATTTTTTTTAGAAATGATCCAAGCCAGGCACTTTATCTGATAAAAACAGGCATGGTAGCCCTCAAAATAGATGTTAACGACTCGTTTGAAACTTTTGCCCACATTCATCCTACGGCATCGGTAGGCAACAACGCTTTGCTTAATAAAACCAAACGGGTATACAACGCCATTGTTGAATCTGAATCGGCTCAATTATATGTAATTCCTCAGGTAAATATTTTAAGTATTTTTGACAGTCACATCAAAATTAGGGCAAAACTATATGCTTCACTTGCCGAAATTTATAATAGTAACACTACAAACCTTATGAAGGCATATCAGGCTACTTCGGGCTTTTTTGATTTAGAACAAATGTATAAAAATCTGGAACATGGAGGGTAA
- the tilS gene encoding tRNA lysidine(34) synthetase TilS translates to MFNKLITYITHKKIFTPQDNILLAVSGGIDSVVLTDLFAQIKSHGQVAIAHCNFQLRGVASEEDEEFVKQLAQHYGIPCFVTRFDTYTLAQAQKGSIQMIARNLRYAWFEQLRTKEGYHYLATAHHQNDMVETVLLNLVRGTGIAGLHGIKVKQGHIIRPMLFASREEIEAYAQEKGLKWCEDASNQDNKYYRNRLRNEVIPVLKTMNPNLEKTLEQSVEKISAVERFFEAEVQHIETTLMTSTTETVFLDLKKLEPIDEKLIILYHILKKFGFSYIQTQDILAGITGESGKQFLSPTYVLVKDRNKLVITPARVEEVTEKLLLTSLQQNAKQLYTPLQLQLERKTVTTHFKLPKDPCIACLDWDKLKLPLKIRPWQQGDWFKPLGMNQRKKLSDFLIDQKIPINLKQKVMVVVSDQEIVWVVGYRLDNRYKLTKDTKEILLMSLPTSTQ, encoded by the coding sequence ATGTTTAATAAATTGATAACTTACATTACACACAAAAAAATATTCACCCCTCAGGACAATATCTTGCTTGCCGTAAGTGGTGGTATAGACTCTGTTGTTTTAACTGACCTGTTTGCCCAAATAAAATCTCATGGTCAGGTGGCAATTGCCCATTGTAATTTTCAATTACGCGGAGTTGCCTCTGAAGAGGATGAAGAATTTGTAAAACAACTTGCCCAACACTATGGCATTCCTTGCTTTGTCACACGATTTGACACCTATACGTTGGCTCAAGCCCAAAAAGGCTCAATTCAGATGATTGCCCGTAACTTACGTTATGCCTGGTTTGAGCAATTAAGAACAAAAGAGGGGTATCATTACCTGGCTACTGCCCACCACCAAAATGATATGGTAGAGACAGTATTGCTTAATTTGGTGCGAGGTACAGGCATTGCCGGGCTACACGGAATCAAAGTTAAACAAGGGCATATCATCCGCCCTATGTTATTTGCTTCACGCGAAGAGATAGAAGCATACGCCCAGGAAAAAGGGCTCAAATGGTGCGAAGATGCCTCGAATCAAGACAATAAGTACTACCGCAATCGTTTACGCAATGAGGTGATTCCAGTACTAAAAACAATGAATCCCAACTTGGAAAAAACCCTTGAGCAATCGGTAGAAAAGATAAGCGCTGTCGAACGTTTTTTCGAAGCAGAGGTGCAGCATATCGAAACAACGCTCATGACCAGTACTACAGAAACTGTTTTTTTAGACTTAAAGAAACTGGAACCTATAGACGAAAAGTTAATTATACTCTATCACATTCTTAAAAAGTTTGGTTTTTCATACATTCAAACCCAAGACATTTTGGCAGGAATTACGGGAGAGTCAGGCAAACAGTTTTTATCGCCAACCTATGTATTAGTCAAAGATCGAAATAAATTAGTGATTACCCCGGCGAGGGTTGAAGAAGTTACTGAAAAACTGCTCTTGACTTCACTTCAACAAAATGCAAAACAATTGTATACACCACTGCAATTACAGCTAGAGCGTAAAACTGTTACCACTCACTTTAAGCTGCCCAAAGACCCTTGTATTGCCTGTTTGGATTGGGATAAGCTTAAGCTTCCGCTTAAAATAAGACCTTGGCAGCAAGGAGACTGGTTTAAACCCTTGGGGATGAATCAACGTAAAAAGCTGAGTGATTTTTTAATTGATCAGAAAATTCCTATTAACTTAAAACAAAAAGTAATGGTGGTAGTATCAGACCAGGAGATTGTGTGGGTAGTAGGTTATAGACTAGACAACCGTTACAAGTTAACCAAAGATACAAAAGAAATATTATTAATGTCGTTGCCCACCTCAACCCAATAA
- a CDS encoding OstA-like protein yields the protein MLSIQLGWTQNPKVTPKKVQPTPAKNDTTKKKGKGNTSSTTEKEEPLEIINAKWLKGKTEGGQEFRILKDKVVIRHKGNTLYCDSAIQNITKNTVQAIGNARMLGSDGTTVNSRTMFYDGNKKVANASGNVVLVDKKGTLTTEVLDYDVVSQVAHYYTGGKIVDSENILTSKEGTYDTNSKVAFFKNDVHLVSKKDKQEIFSDNIQYNMVSKMAYFRGKTKILSKDGTVYANEGEYNTKTKVSHFRTKGNARPKAETQEYILQGDSLFYDNTNRIGFAKGNARLTSKKDSLIIDGDIGRFWGKKGISKVYGAALMRSISNKDTLYLVADTLISIQTKKENSEDSVKILKAYHNTKIFRKELQGKCDSLVYNFGDSSIYMYNDPVLWDRKSQLSGDSIRVLMANNKIHRMLLRTNAFVIQQDTLNNFNQLKGRNMKAFFEKSEIRRVDVRGNGESIFFALEGDTLLTGMNRVICSDIDIRFKEKNKVKTITFKSKPDGKFIPPHELAEPDKRLKGFLWRINERPKKIDMLRQRDKKL from the coding sequence ATGTTGAGCATTCAATTAGGGTGGACGCAAAACCCAAAGGTGACGCCGAAAAAAGTGCAACCAACCCCTGCTAAAAATGATACAACTAAAAAAAAGGGGAAAGGCAATACAAGTAGCACCACAGAAAAAGAAGAGCCATTGGAGATTATCAATGCCAAATGGCTGAAGGGAAAAACCGAAGGAGGGCAAGAGTTTCGGATTTTAAAAGATAAAGTAGTGATCAGACATAAGGGTAACACCCTCTATTGTGACTCTGCTATACAGAACATTACCAAAAATACAGTACAAGCCATAGGTAATGCCCGCATGTTGGGTTCAGACGGTACCACAGTTAACAGTAGAACAATGTTTTATGATGGGAACAAAAAAGTGGCAAACGCCAGTGGTAATGTAGTGTTGGTAGATAAGAAAGGTACTTTGACTACAGAAGTGCTCGATTATGATGTAGTGAGTCAGGTGGCGCATTATTACACAGGAGGCAAAATTGTAGATAGTGAAAATATACTAACCAGCAAAGAAGGTACTTATGATACCAATAGTAAGGTGGCGTTTTTTAAAAATGACGTACACTTGGTCAGTAAAAAAGATAAGCAGGAGATATTTTCAGACAATATTCAGTACAACATGGTTTCTAAAATGGCTTATTTTAGAGGCAAAACCAAGATTTTAAGTAAAGATGGGACTGTTTATGCCAACGAGGGAGAGTACAATACCAAAACAAAAGTCTCTCACTTTAGAACCAAAGGCAATGCAAGACCCAAAGCCGAAACTCAAGAGTATATATTACAGGGCGATTCATTGTTTTATGACAATACCAATCGTATAGGGTTTGCCAAAGGTAATGCGCGGCTTACGTCTAAAAAAGACAGCTTGATTATAGACGGAGACATTGGGCGTTTTTGGGGCAAAAAAGGAATTAGTAAGGTGTATGGTGCAGCTTTGATGAGAAGTATATCAAACAAAGATACCCTGTATTTAGTTGCAGATACACTGATCTCTATTCAAACCAAAAAAGAAAATAGCGAAGATAGTGTGAAAATACTGAAAGCGTATCATAACACTAAAATTTTTCGCAAAGAGCTGCAGGGCAAGTGCGACTCGTTAGTGTATAACTTTGGCGATTCGTCTATTTATATGTACAACGACCCAGTGCTATGGGATAGAAAAAGCCAACTGTCTGGTGACTCTATCAGAGTGTTGATGGCAAATAATAAAATCCATAGAATGTTGTTGAGAACCAATGCATTTGTTATTCAACAAGATACACTCAACAACTTTAACCAACTCAAAGGACGCAATATGAAGGCCTTCTTTGAAAAAAGTGAAATTAGGCGGGTAGATGTAAGGGGCAATGGAGAAAGCATTTTCTTTGCCCTGGAAGGCGACACATTGCTTACTGGAATGAATCGGGTAATATGCAGTGACATAGACATTAGATTTAAAGAAAAAAACAAAGTGAAAACCATCACTTTTAAAAGTAAACCAGACGGGAAGTTCATCCCACCCCACGAATTGGCTGAGCCAGATAAAAGACTCAAAGGGTTTTTGTGGAGGATAAACGAACGACCAAAAAAAATAGACATGCTCAGGCAAAGAGACAAAAAACTGTAG
- a CDS encoding outer membrane protein assembly factor BamD encodes MWNKKLLIACLGIVMLFSSCSRFQRLLKKGSVEEKYNGAISYYDKKDFYRAGLLLEELIPLIKGQKRSEIANLYYAYCHYYQRQRQLAAYYFKRFYTNFGASKYVEEAMYMYAFSLYKDSPEAYLDQSNTDQAIVASQNFLNRFPQSKYREECSRIISELRKKLETKAYENAKLYYRIRNYRAAVITFTNFQKDFPDSHYNEEVAYLKILSQYEFAQVSTLRRQQERFQGVIKYYTEFIDAYPGSGYSRSAERLYSSSIKALSKFKQTTKS; translated from the coding sequence ATGTGGAACAAAAAATTATTGATAGCATGCCTAGGTATAGTCATGCTATTCTCCTCATGTAGTAGATTCCAAAGACTATTGAAGAAAGGAAGCGTAGAAGAGAAGTACAATGGTGCTATTTCTTACTATGATAAGAAAGACTTCTATCGGGCTGGTTTACTATTAGAAGAACTCATTCCCTTGATAAAAGGGCAAAAACGTTCAGAAATAGCTAACTTGTATTATGCCTACTGTCATTATTATCAGCGTCAGCGTCAATTGGCAGCTTACTACTTCAAGCGTTTTTATACCAACTTTGGGGCGAGTAAATATGTAGAAGAAGCGATGTATATGTATGCTTTTTCATTGTATAAAGACTCTCCTGAAGCTTACCTTGATCAATCTAACACTGATCAGGCGATTGTAGCATCTCAAAATTTTCTGAACCGTTTTCCTCAATCTAAGTACAGAGAAGAATGTTCACGAATTATTAGTGAGCTACGTAAGAAACTTGAGACAAAAGCCTATGAAAACGCTAAACTCTATTACAGAATTAGAAACTACAGAGCGGCAGTGATTACGTTTACAAATTTTCAGAAAGATTTTCCTGACTCGCACTACAACGAAGAAGTAGCCTACCTGAAAATTTTGTCACAATATGAATTTGCCCAAGTTAGCACGCTTAGAAGGCAACAAGAAAGGTTTCAAGGCGTAATAAAGTACTATACCGAATTTATAGATGCTTACCCTGGCAGCGGATATTCAAGGTCTGCAGAAAGGTTGTATTCTTCAAGCATCAAAGCATTAAGTAAATTTAAGCAAACAACAAAAAGCTAA
- a CDS encoding DNA-directed RNA polymerase subunit omega, which produces MKSKYSASTPTLITRNLIELAEPTGNIYESVAVVSRRARQISIDMKEELNSKLADFASTVDNLEEIFENREQIEISRYYERLPKPATIATEEFLDNKVAFRYKNVED; this is translated from the coding sequence ATGAAAAGTAAATATTCTGCGTCAACTCCTACGTTGATCACGCGGAATTTGATAGAATTGGCAGAACCTACTGGTAATATTTATGAATCGGTTGCCGTTGTTTCCCGCCGTGCGCGTCAGATTTCAATTGATATGAAAGAAGAGCTGAACAGCAAATTAGCTGATTTTGCTTCAACAGTAGATAATCTGGAAGAGATTTTTGAAAACCGTGAACAAATCGAGATTTCACGCTATTATGAACGTTTGCCAAAACCTGCGACTATTGCTACCGAGGAGTTTTTGGACAACAAAGTAGCTTTTCGCTATAAAAATGTAGAAGATTAA
- a CDS encoding potassium channel family protein encodes MMNKFAVVGMGQFGIAIAQSLASRGAEVLAIDNKTERVEYIKDEVAHAVALDATDLKALQAQNIQDVDAVIVAIGEDFESLLMSTVQLMELEITRIIARAANAQQRMILQKLGIKEILSPEEEVGKNLAETLLNPSIRSFLPLPDGYKIVEVNTPKRVTGRSIADIGLRKKYNLNLITIKRMFDEVQDGKKVKQEHIIGVPRADTLLYEEDIILLLGKAKDVERFIQLNQ; translated from the coding sequence ATTATGAATAAATTTGCTGTAGTAGGTATGGGGCAATTTGGTATAGCCATTGCCCAATCACTGGCAAGCCGGGGCGCTGAGGTTTTGGCGATTGACAATAAAACCGAACGAGTTGAGTATATTAAAGACGAGGTAGCCCATGCTGTAGCACTGGACGCTACTGATCTTAAAGCACTTCAGGCACAGAATATTCAAGATGTTGATGCCGTAATTGTAGCAATTGGCGAAGATTTCGAGTCATTACTCATGAGTACTGTACAATTAATGGAGCTTGAAATAACCCGCATTATAGCCCGTGCTGCCAATGCTCAGCAACGCATGATTTTACAAAAACTGGGAATCAAAGAAATCCTCTCACCAGAAGAAGAAGTAGGGAAAAATCTAGCCGAAACTTTGCTTAATCCCAGCATTCGCTCGTTTTTACCTTTGCCTGATGGGTATAAGATTGTAGAAGTAAACACACCCAAAAGAGTCACAGGGCGCTCTATTGCTGACATAGGGCTACGCAAAAAATACAACCTGAACCTAATTACCATCAAAAGAATGTTTGATGAGGTACAAGATGGCAAAAAAGTAAAGCAAGAACATATTATTGGAGTGCCTCGTGCCGATACTCTTTTGTATGAAGAAGATATTATTCTATTACTAGGCAAAGCAAAAGATGTAGAAAGGTTTATTCAATTAAACCAGTAA
- a CDS encoding uridine kinase family protein, with product MANKPFIVGVTGGSGAGKTFILNKLLENFSTEDVCLVSQDHYYHNRDLQPKDANGISNFDTPESIDLEQYLLDIQRLAAGKTVYKQEYTYNNPDVTPKMLEFKPAPIILVEGIFIFYHKPLNRVIDLKVFIDVEDHIRLKRRIIRDNEERGYGLDDVLYRYENHVIPTYKKYILPYKYDADIIVPNGKRVENGLDVLITFLKSKIYHYE from the coding sequence ATGGCTAACAAACCTTTTATTGTAGGAGTTACTGGAGGGAGTGGTGCTGGTAAAACCTTTATTCTCAATAAACTATTAGAAAATTTCAGTACCGAAGATGTTTGTTTGGTATCGCAAGATCACTACTATCATAATCGCGATTTACAACCAAAAGATGCCAATGGTATCAGTAATTTTGACACACCAGAGTCTATAGACCTGGAACAATACCTTTTAGATATTCAGCGTTTAGCAGCAGGCAAAACTGTATACAAGCAAGAATATACTTATAATAATCCTGATGTTACTCCAAAAATGCTGGAATTTAAGCCGGCTCCTATTATATTAGTCGAAGGTATTTTCATTTTTTATCATAAACCTTTAAATCGCGTCATTGATTTAAAAGTATTTATTGATGTAGAAGACCATATCAGGCTTAAACGCCGAATTATTCGTGATAATGAAGAGCGTGGCTATGGATTAGATGATGTGCTGTACAGATATGAAAACCACGTAATTCCCACTTATAAAAAATACATATTGCCATATAAATACGATGCAGACATCATTGTACCCAATGGTAAACGCGTTGAAAATGGTTTGGATGTTTTGATTACCTTTCTAAAAAGTAAGATATATCATTATGAATAA
- the rdgB gene encoding RdgB/HAM1 family non-canonical purine NTP pyrophosphatase produces MKLCFATRNTNKIKEVKAKLGATFEVISLDDIQCNDELPETTGTIEGNSAQKAQYVWDHFQVNCFADDTGLEVEALEGAPGVDSAMYAGKHGDSKANITLLLKNLQGNAHRKAQFKTVITLVVNGIQHQFEGIAAGTILPDTRGSEGFGYDPIFLPEGHTQTFAEMSLEQKNDISHRSKAFVKLVDFLQNKI; encoded by the coding sequence ATGAAACTTTGCTTTGCTACCCGTAATACCAATAAAATAAAAGAAGTGAAAGCCAAACTGGGAGCTACTTTTGAGGTTATCAGCCTTGATGACATTCAATGCAATGACGAATTGCCTGAAACTACTGGAACCATCGAAGGTAATTCTGCTCAAAAAGCCCAATACGTGTGGGATCATTTTCAGGTCAATTGTTTTGCCGATGATACAGGGCTTGAAGTAGAAGCACTGGAGGGAGCACCAGGAGTAGACTCGGCCATGTATGCGGGTAAGCACGGCGACAGCAAGGCCAATATTACGCTATTGCTCAAAAATCTACAAGGTAATGCCCATCGGAAAGCCCAGTTTAAAACTGTTATTACACTGGTAGTCAATGGTATACAGCACCAATTTGAGGGAATTGCAGCTGGCACTATATTGCCTGACACCAGAGGTAGTGAAGGCTTTGGGTATGACCCGATTTTTTTGCCTGAAGGCCATACACAAACATTTGCCGAAATGTCGCTTGAACAAAAAAACGACATCAGTCACAGGAGTAAAGCTTTTGTGAAGTTGGTAGATTTCTTACAAAATAAAATCTAA
- a CDS encoding FKBP-type peptidyl-prolyl cis-trans isomerase, whose translation MRQSILLVVIACASILITSCKTFEDETEDVKQLRENEQAILNYLSTNNLTAEQTDQGLYYVVTKANPAGQAATLGSKAVMHYVGSLLSGTVVDSTSPYFNEPTEFIFDGNPDGTKVLTGIELGVVRLKEGEQATLFIPYNLAYGRSSRGNIPPYSVVKYDISSFDIKTEREQMLEFAATDSLTYIERDSLFTANIIKAPDDNVTLPKAGIDSNVTVAYTGRFLDGTIFDTNESLTFDLKAKDSEDNRVLNGWTIAVNGMRVGDKKVVLLYSNLAYGAAGNIDNDGNFTIPPYSILWFEIELKSVN comes from the coding sequence ATGAGACAAAGTATTTTATTAGTTGTAATTGCCTGTGCAAGTATTCTTATCACCAGTTGTAAAACTTTTGAGGATGAAACAGAGGATGTCAAGCAACTCCGAGAAAACGAACAGGCTATTCTTAATTATTTAAGTACCAATAACCTAACAGCGGAACAAACTGATCAAGGTTTATATTATGTGGTCACTAAAGCCAACCCTGCAGGTCAAGCAGCTACCTTGGGTAGTAAAGCTGTCATGCATTATGTGGGCTCTTTGCTAAGCGGTACTGTTGTAGACAGTACTTCTCCTTATTTCAATGAACCTACAGAGTTTATATTTGATGGTAACCCAGATGGTACAAAGGTATTAACAGGTATAGAACTTGGGGTAGTAAGGCTGAAAGAAGGTGAGCAAGCTACGCTTTTCATACCTTATAACCTTGCTTATGGCAGATCAAGTCGAGGGAATATTCCTCCTTATTCTGTGGTAAAGTATGACATATCGTCGTTTGACATAAAAACTGAAAGAGAACAAATGTTGGAGTTTGCAGCCACCGACTCACTTACCTATATAGAAAGAGATTCATTATTTACTGCGAACATCATCAAAGCTCCTGACGATAATGTAACACTTCCGAAAGCAGGTATTGACAGTAATGTAACCGTAGCATATACAGGGCGTTTTTTAGACGGAACCATATTTGATACTAACGAAAGTCTCACTTTTGACCTCAAGGCTAAAGATTCTGAGGACAATAGGGTACTCAATGGCTGGACCATTGCCGTAAATGGGATGCGGGTAGGAGACAAGAAAGTGGTGCTTCTATACTCTAACCTTGCTTATGGAGCTGCTGGCAATATTGACAATGATGGTAATTTTACCATTCCTCCTTACAGTATACTATGGTTTGAGATAGAGCTTAAATCAGTTAATTAA
- a CDS encoding FKBP-type peptidyl-prolyl cis-trans isomerase translates to MVNNHWYNWIIVFACVIAITACSDTPQEEGKTQNGWVKPRAPKQTNSGIKYQIFVRQKNSVKIQDNLLVTYHQVIKNHKDSTLNSSYLNGVKKQIPFKSPYFSNYYKEMFQLLAEGDSATFWVPCKLLTTTTNAPLPYFLQQDKEIQYTVKILKVESKETIKKNLEKNKQAQLEIEDKLIANFLEKKKPFTPKKTPSGLYYFIEKEGKGKKPNTGDTVSVHYVGKLLDGTVFSSIQQGETFEFPLGQDPPAVIPGWEEAITLMHKGSRGTFIFPSHLAYGTKGSRDGVPPNAIVVFNVELVDVK, encoded by the coding sequence ATGGTAAATAATCATTGGTACAATTGGATCATAGTTTTTGCCTGTGTGATCGCAATAACGGCTTGTTCGGACACACCACAAGAAGAAGGCAAAACCCAAAATGGCTGGGTAAAACCCCGTGCACCCAAACAAACCAATTCGGGAATTAAATACCAGATATTTGTAAGGCAAAAAAATAGTGTAAAGATACAAGATAACTTGTTGGTGACTTATCATCAGGTAATTAAAAACCACAAAGACTCTACCCTTAACAGTAGCTACTTGAATGGTGTAAAAAAACAAATTCCTTTCAAAAGCCCCTACTTCTCAAATTACTACAAAGAAATGTTTCAATTGCTTGCTGAAGGCGACAGCGCTACTTTTTGGGTACCTTGCAAGCTATTGACTACTACCACAAACGCTCCTCTTCCTTATTTTCTACAACAAGATAAAGAAATCCAATATACTGTTAAAATACTAAAAGTAGAAAGCAAAGAAACCATCAAAAAAAACCTGGAAAAAAACAAACAGGCGCAACTGGAGATTGAAGATAAGTTGATTGCTAACTTTTTAGAAAAAAAAAAACCATTTACCCCTAAAAAAACCCCTTCTGGGTTGTATTACTTTATAGAGAAAGAAGGCAAGGGCAAAAAACCCAACACCGGAGACACTGTCAGTGTTCACTACGTAGGGAAGTTATTAGATGGCACCGTATTTAGCTCTATACAACAAGGTGAAACTTTTGAGTTTCCCTTGGGCCAAGACCCTCCTGCGGTCATTCCTGGTTGGGAAGAAGCAATCACGCTTATGCACAAAGGTTCACGCGGAACTTTTATCTTCCCTTCACACCTGGCTTATGGCACTAAAGGCTCAAGAGATGGTGTACCACCCAATGCAATAGTGGTATTCAATGTAGAGTTAGTCGATGTTAAGTAG
- a CDS encoding DHH family phosphoesterase → MQHIEGFKEMMSTPQTITIIAHHNPDADSLGSSLALASYLKKKNHQVQVISPSNYPVFLDWMTNSDDVIIYWSKTHNLCQRLIQQADVVFCIDFSSYNRSHDLQPFIKETSGKVAIIDHHLEPNIKADYQLWNVKAAATAELIYDFIVMMGDKHLIDVRMGEYLYAGLVTDTSSFKHPSTTKKSHLITAELMDLGVETNRIQRLIYDNNSESKLKFLGYALREKLTVLRDFRTAYFTISVEEQERFNHQPGDTEGLVNYALSITGILFAVIIIEKPDVVKLSFRSVGEFAANEFARKHFSGGGHQNAAGGVSSLSMEEVQEKFLGLLPAYKDQLMQQKIW, encoded by the coding sequence ATGCAACACATTGAAGGATTCAAAGAAATGATGAGCACCCCTCAGACCATAACAATTATTGCTCATCATAATCCAGATGCTGATTCTCTTGGTTCATCATTAGCACTGGCCAGCTACCTCAAAAAGAAAAACCACCAGGTACAGGTGATAAGCCCCAGCAATTACCCGGTTTTTTTAGATTGGATGACTAATAGCGATGACGTAATCATTTACTGGTCGAAAACCCACAACTTGTGCCAAAGGTTGATCCAACAAGCTGATGTGGTATTTTGTATAGACTTTTCTTCTTACAACCGTTCACACGACTTACAACCTTTTATTAAAGAGACTTCAGGTAAAGTCGCCATCATAGACCATCACCTTGAGCCAAACATCAAAGCTGATTACCAGCTATGGAATGTAAAGGCAGCTGCTACGGCTGAGCTCATTTATGATTTTATCGTAATGATGGGCGACAAACACCTGATAGATGTAAGAATGGGTGAATACTTATACGCAGGGCTCGTTACAGACACCTCCTCTTTTAAACACCCCTCTACCACAAAAAAAAGCCACTTGATTACGGCCGAACTGATGGACTTAGGTGTAGAAACCAACCGTATTCAACGCTTAATCTATGACAATAACTCGGAGAGCAAGCTTAAATTTTTAGGGTATGCACTTCGTGAAAAACTCACTGTACTGCGTGACTTCAGAACCGCCTACTTTACTATCAGTGTAGAGGAACAAGAAAGGTTTAACCATCAACCTGGCGACACTGAGGGGTTGGTAAACTATGCTTTGTCTATCACTGGGATACTGTTTGCAGTCATTATTATAGAAAAACCCGATGTAGTGAAGCTATCTTTTCGTTCAGTAGGCGAATTTGCCGCCAATGAGTTTGCCCGCAAACATTTCTCAGGTGGAGGACATCAAAATGCAGCAGGAGGGGTATCTTCATTAAGTATGGAAGAGGTTCAAGAAAAATTTTTAGGCTTATTGCCTGCTTACAAGGATCAATTAATGCAACAAAAAATATGGTAA
- a CDS encoding nucleoside-diphosphate kinase, with the protein MANNRTYTMIKPDAVSAGNSGAIIKMIEEAGFRIVSMKMTQMTKEIAGKFYEVHKERPFYGELCDYMSSGPIIPMILEKDNAVEDFRKLIGATNPAEAAEGTIRKLFAKSIEANAIHGSDSDENAAIEGAFFFSAVDQY; encoded by the coding sequence ATGGCAAACAACAGAACTTATACAATGATTAAGCCCGATGCTGTATCGGCTGGTAATAGTGGTGCAATCATTAAGATGATTGAAGAGGCGGGTTTCCGCATTGTGTCTATGAAAATGACCCAGATGACTAAGGAAATCGCTGGGAAGTTTTACGAAGTTCACAAAGAAAGACCTTTTTATGGTGAGTTGTGCGACTACATGTCTTCTGGTCCAATCATTCCTATGATTTTGGAAAAAGACAATGCAGTAGAAGACTTCCGTAAGCTTATTGGTGCTACTAACCCTGCAGAAGCTGCAGAAGGTACTATCCGTAAATTATTTGCTAAGTCTATCGAGGCAAATGCTATTCACGGGTCTGATTCTGACGAAAACGCCGCTATCGAAGGTGCTTTCTTCTTTTCAGCAGTAGACCAATACTAA